From Candidatus Methylomirabilis sp., a single genomic window includes:
- a CDS encoding protein-L-isoaspartate(D-aspartate) O-methyltransferase has protein sequence MDYAVARQRMVAEQLVRRGITHSGVLRAMAKVHRHLFVEEALWGRAYGNCSLPIGEKQTISQPFMVALIAEALELEEDQRVLEIGTGSGYQTAILMELGAKVYSIERNRTLALRAQRRLESLGYHHAWIRVGDGSVGWKEKAPFDAIVVSAGAPTIPAPLVEQLAENGRLVVPVGQLQNQVLKKGTKRGASIHWADLGNCVFVKLIGQQGWKG, from the coding sequence GATGGTGGCCGAGCAGCTAGTACGACGCGGGATTACGCACTCCGGGGTCCTGCGGGCAATGGCCAAGGTCCACAGACATCTATTTGTGGAAGAGGCCCTTTGGGGGCGCGCCTACGGCAATTGTTCCCTGCCGATTGGTGAGAAGCAAACCATCTCCCAGCCGTTTATGGTGGCGCTCATCGCGGAGGCGCTCGAGCTGGAAGAGGATCAGCGGGTGCTGGAGATCGGAACGGGGTCAGGATATCAGACAGCCATTCTGATGGAATTGGGCGCGAAGGTCTATTCTATCGAGCGGAATCGAACGCTCGCGTTACGTGCGCAGCGCCGGCTGGAGTCGCTCGGGTATCATCATGCGTGGATTCGGGTTGGGGATGGTTCTGTCGGTTGGAAGGAGAAGGCGCCCTTTGACGCTATTGTCGTGAGCGCGGGCGCTCCCACAATCCCGGCGCCTCTTGTCGAACAACTTGCTGAAAATGGACGTCTTGTGGTGCCGGTTGGTCAGCTACAGAACCAAGTTCTGAAGAAAGGTACGAAGAGAGGGGCGAGCATACACTGGGCTGACCTGGGGAATTGTGTGTTCGTCAAATTGATAGGCCAGCAAGGGTGGAAGGGTTGA
- a CDS encoding adenine phosphoribosyltransferase — translation MPTEALKQKIRDILDFPKKGIVFKDITPLLADGKAFHAAIDQIAERFHDRHIDLVVGIEARGFIIAAALAYRLHAGTTLIRKPGKLPYKTHRTTYALEYGADTLEIHQDAILPSQRILMADDLLATGGTMTAAIDLITRLGGNVVGVAFLVELLSLQGRERFGDREVFSLIQF, via the coding sequence ATGCCGACAGAAGCACTAAAACAGAAAATCCGAGACATCCTAGATTTCCCCAAAAAGGGGATCGTTTTCAAAGATATCACGCCATTGCTGGCGGACGGCAAAGCCTTCCATGCTGCGATCGATCAGATTGCTGAGCGGTTTCATGACCGACACATCGATCTGGTGGTTGGTATAGAGGCGAGGGGGTTCATTATCGCCGCTGCATTGGCCTATAGGCTTCATGCGGGAACAACGTTGATCCGGAAGCCTGGAAAGCTACCGTATAAGACACACCGCACGACCTATGCATTGGAGTACGGGGCCGATACCCTTGAGATCCACCAGGATGCCATACTGCCAAGCCAGCGGATCCTGATGGCGGATGATCTTCTTGCCACAGGCGGCACGATGACCGCCGCGATCGACCTCATTACTCGTCTTGGCGGTAATGTGGTTGGCGTGGCTTTTCTGGTGGAGTTGTTATCTTTGCAGGGAAGGGAACGGTTCGGGGATCGGGAAGTCTTCTCATTGATCCAGTTCTGA
- a CDS encoding tetratricopeptide repeat protein, with protein MPLHTKHVDWHHSSRRSVAEVAKGLTTLATERWKWVVAVVIGLLALSAIVAGYYAWSSKNETNAAAFLRKAVSQLEASTRAGQDSAKQEEGVRLLREVMSRYAGSAAAAEAALRLGSHYYTAGQYDEARTVYVTYLGQSPRGAVAFSAGIGVGDTYLAQRNYEKAAETYSRLVEQFPQDLLLPEAQLHLAKAYLGLNRPKDASTVYEKVVAAYPNTGWAQNAQVELNKLSITSR; from the coding sequence ATGCCGCTTCACACAAAACACGTCGATTGGCACCATAGCTCGCGCCGCTCAGTGGCGGAAGTTGCTAAAGGGCTCACGACACTCGCCACCGAAAGGTGGAAGTGGGTTGTCGCAGTGGTTATTGGGCTATTGGCTCTCTCAGCCATCGTCGCCGGGTATTACGCATGGAGCAGCAAAAACGAAACAAATGCCGCGGCCTTCCTGCGTAAGGCAGTGAGCCAGCTTGAAGCAAGCACGAGAGCTGGCCAGGATAGCGCGAAACAGGAGGAGGGGGTTCGATTATTGCGTGAGGTGATGAGTCGTTACGCCGGGAGTGCCGCAGCCGCAGAGGCCGCACTTCGCCTGGGCAGCCATTACTACACGGCGGGTCAATACGATGAGGCTAGAACGGTGTATGTTACCTACCTCGGCCAGAGCCCGAGGGGTGCAGTCGCCTTTTCGGCCGGCATCGGCGTGGGCGATACGTATCTGGCGCAGCGCAATTATGAGAAGGCGGCCGAGACGTACTCCCGGCTCGTCGAGCAGTTCCCTCAAGATCTTTTGCTCCCTGAGGCGCAACTGCATCTGGCCAAAGCCTATCTTGGGTTGAATCGACCTAAAGATGCCAGCACGGTTTATGAGAAGGTCGTCGCGGCGTATCCGAATACCGGCTGGGCCCAAAACGCACAAGTCGAGCTGAACAAGCTTTCCATTACGTCACGCTAA
- a CDS encoding outer membrane protein transport protein, translating to MISGMGLQRQRWLQVAAFWLTLVVPSISQATGFRIMPQSASGAGQADAFVAQSDDPSAIYYNPAGITQLPGVQLMMGALMVGGYTHFTNRATGAKSSGDLDGPVSNPLPLHVYLTANLKPLAHTLDLPALARTTVGVGVFSSFGLRNRWPEDGPLSTSLTFASLPLLDIRPVIAYKVNEQLSLAAGADVYTFASFMGEGGGVTKFHSSGAPGLPPRGTPLEVNGNDTTPGFNLSLRYTPCLLEGTRPWCSFGFQYRSRATLHLEGEFLDAGMTLTSARTKFVIPQSFTFGMAVWPLLARGHEWKVEVDLDKTDWSSFRNTDVHLGTGKVIPVPRNWSNTLTFMVGTEYKWIDPAALLHWDMTTRAGWQHSATPVPSQTFDPAVPDSDKNILSVGMGFLCKAGGYFAGFIPCGEQGGWYRPSAISLDVAYQAGIYDTRHIDDNKPPLTLPAVVNGRYSTIHHAGFVTLGIKF from the coding sequence GTGATATCTGGCATGGGCTTACAGAGGCAGCGTTGGCTTCAGGTCGCCGCGTTCTGGCTTACCCTGGTCGTACCGTCCATCTCGCAGGCAACCGGCTTTCGGATTATGCCGCAAAGCGCATCGGGAGCCGGCCAGGCCGATGCGTTTGTAGCCCAGAGCGATGACCCTTCTGCTATCTATTACAATCCCGCCGGAATCACTCAACTTCCTGGAGTCCAACTGATGATGGGTGCCCTTATGGTAGGTGGCTATACGCACTTCACCAATCGCGCGACTGGTGCAAAGAGCTCTGGAGATCTGGATGGGCCTGTCTCCAATCCTCTGCCCCTCCACGTCTACCTGACCGCGAATCTCAAGCCGCTCGCACACACTCTGGACCTCCCCGCCTTAGCGCGAACGACAGTGGGTGTCGGCGTCTTCTCGTCGTTTGGTCTTAGAAACCGATGGCCGGAGGATGGTCCCCTGAGTACGTCCTTGACATTTGCGTCGCTGCCGTTGCTCGATATCAGGCCGGTGATCGCATACAAGGTGAATGAGCAGCTCTCACTTGCGGCAGGGGCCGATGTCTACACCTTTGCAAGCTTCATGGGAGAGGGGGGCGGTGTGACGAAGTTTCACTCTTCCGGGGCTCCGGGGTTACCTCCACGTGGGACGCCCCTCGAAGTCAACGGCAATGACACCACTCCTGGGTTCAATCTGAGCCTCCGCTACACACCTTGCCTTCTGGAGGGCACGCGCCCATGGTGCAGCTTCGGTTTTCAGTATCGAAGCCGCGCGACGCTCCACTTAGAGGGGGAGTTTCTCGATGCGGGAATGACGCTCACATCGGCTCGAACGAAGTTTGTGATCCCGCAATCGTTTACCTTCGGTATGGCGGTCTGGCCCCTCCTGGCCAGAGGCCATGAGTGGAAGGTTGAGGTGGATCTGGACAAGACAGACTGGAGCAGCTTCCGCAACACCGACGTCCACTTGGGCACTGGAAAGGTGATTCCCGTTCCGCGGAACTGGTCGAACACCCTTACGTTCATGGTAGGAACAGAGTATAAATGGATTGATCCTGCCGCGCTTCTGCATTGGGACATGACAACACGCGCAGGGTGGCAACATTCCGCCACGCCGGTCCCCAGCCAGACGTTTGACCCCGCGGTGCCCGATAGTGACAAGAATATACTGTCTGTCGGCATGGGCTTTCTTTGCAAGGCAGGCGGCTATTTCGCAGGTTTCATTCCATGCGGTGAGCAAGGTGGCTGGTATCGCCCATCGGCTATCAGCCTAGATGTGGCGTATCAGGCAGGCATCTACGACACGCGGCATATTGACGATAACAAGCCTCCATTGACTCTTCCCGCAGTTGTGAATGGCCGATATAGCACTATACACCACGCTGGCTTCGTTACGCTGGGTATCAAGTTTTGA